The Malus domestica chromosome 13, GDT2T_hap1 genome includes a window with the following:
- the LOC103407984 gene encoding uncharacterized protein isoform X2, translating to MACFCGTSFVLIEILGGMERSSAARVMEWSIELEKALRSKKPGSSLEAISEISARLQRLSREPEPSPAVHHLFDLIPGEGKLFLNAIILRLANAFECGDKHVRLCIVKAFLFEYRKRNKREEYNGVLSKTRVYNYIQAELLRMVKLVFDSRDVEDRALALGLFGCWAHFAKESSSTRYLVLSSLVSSHVMEVKASLFAAGCFSELSEDFACVVLEMLPRMMTSPETSPAIRLAGARVFAKLGRSHALANNAYKTCLKLLLESADEDCQVAMLVSLSKLASRSTVLISQQVDLLLLFLSQEKPLHLRATAVRSLHFVYSQGMCHFPLNAYLVRALFNILDEPQVPSPMLCDALQTLRKIISCTVPDLPLDVLESSKLLSVVENATSSPITSEGLLSFSVLVDVSRKLKGSTEMGSLAPRSSLLPSHVTSLVIDRITLMVKPVLDLCQTESPVFQQVNCLLNLLFFLSREYPDLHVFVLDQIHVLVKSLSYMHDNQVVTSEADAFVRDNVDLKGEKSRTIRSELLFIVYRFLGAFLENLSEAGAISTKVFDKVKLLVELVSQSNLLECYTYTLYSLLLHCRIIWDNMVHESEGSYNLDKNLGISHSREHEIRTIERAKRMLTENNKWPAYRVGTYAACQGAWLTATLTFEQLASMVHSISCCCWMRSLVQFSDSERKLMLLLLTKQGIETHKFDVILSSNDSASNIGEHINSRELAAAYNGLCSSLATLKVDVRMGQPFYFQRWFLSLRANVLGAVVDIVKVLENIQFDQHDIPDNGQVGYLVSLQKFTRISVQLKRLSQEFDLVTKSFIDMDRKSSGIISELALSCSLLAFCAGFSLYIPSLIKSVSINGLGTTENNLDSMLIQNLIGRLGASNHETSANLYLLLNPAGKPIDCCHLQSRIQACKVGSEAKYILSVCSYAVSGISGLKSKANGVHNVEGLSQATKDGLQLLYSILMKWMQVPFRTPKYFFKLRPCLGSELFAVNETRNPDGIYVSSGFHLSLHFCLQLRNVPQDIRVQLKNLYCMLYSGVSFQEPRGSGENKEHKQAWEADDIVEMNEKLLQYVTECSTKKSNKRRRGKNDGEFVSTFVRFELNERGQGFSSCLLDVSAFPAGSYRIKWHSCCVGSQGNCWTLPTLNSGPLFTVQGL from the exons ATGGCTTGTTTTTGTGGTACTAGTTTCGTTCTAATTGAAATTTTAGGTGGAATGGAAAGGAGCTCAGCAGCACGTGTGATGGAATGGAGCATCGAGCTAGAGAAGGCCCTGCGCTCCAAGAAACCAGGGAGCTCACTCGAAGCCATTTCAGAAATCAGTGCAAGACTCCAACGGTTAAGCAGAGAGCCAGAGCCTTCTCCAGCTGTCCACCATCTGTTCGACCTAATTCCTGGTGAGGGCAAGCTCTTTTTAAATGCCATCATCCTTCGTCTTGCCAATGCTTTCgaatgtggagacaagcatgtAAGGCTCTGTATTGTCAAGGCTTTTCTGTTTGAGTACCGGAAGAGGAACAAAAGGGAAGAGTATAACGGAGTTTTGTCCAAAACTCGGGTTTATAATTATATCCAGGCAGAATTGCTGAGGATGGTTAAGCTTGTGTTTGACAGTAGGGATGTTGAGGATAGGGCTTTGGCTTTGGGTCTGTTCGGTTGCTGGGCACATTTTGCTAAAGAGAGTTCGAGCACACGCTACTTGGTGCTTTCTAGTTTGGTTTCCTCACACGTTATGGAGGTAAAAGCGTCGTTATTTGCAGCAGGATGTTTTTCCGAGTTATCAGAGGACTTTGCATGCGTTGTCTTGGAGATGCTGCCTCGTATGATGACTTCACCAGAAACGTCACCTGCTATAAGGTTGGCTGGAGCACGAGTGTTTGCCAAACTTGGGCGCTCACATGCTCTTGCAAATAATGCTTACAAG ACTTGCCTAAAGCTTCTGTTAGAGTCCGCAGATGAGGATTGCCAGGTTGCAATGCTGGTTTCTCTCTCCAAACTGGCTTCCAGGTCAACCGTTCTTATATCTCAGCAG GTGGACTTGCTTCTCTTGTTTCTTAGCCAAGAAAAGCCTCTTCATCTGCGTGCAACGGCAGTAAGAAGCCTGCATTTTGTATACAGTCAAGGAATGTGTCATTTTCCTTTAAATGCATATCTTGTGAGAGCGTTATTTAACATACTAGATGAACCTCAAGTTCCGTCACCCATGCTATGTGATGCACTGCAGACTTTACGTAAG ATTATTTCATGTACGGTACCCGATCTACCCCTTGATGTACTTGAATCTTCTAAGCTGTTAAGCGTTGTTGAGAATGCAACTTCATCTCCAATCACGTCTGAGGGCCTGTTATCTTTTTCTGTTTTGGTAGATGTTTCAAGGAAACTAAAGGGAAGTACAGAGATGGGATCTCTTGCACCTCGTTCCTCTCTTCTGCCATCGCATGTGACCTCACTTGTCATTGATCGAATCACCTTGATGGTGAAGCCAGTTTTGGATCTTTGTCAGACTGAGTCTCCAGTGTTTCAACAAGTTAATTGCCTGCTcaatcttcttttctttctaagtCGAGAATATCCGGATCTGCATGTCTTTGTGTTGGATCAAATACATGTTTTGGTCAAGTCTCTCTCATATATGCATGATAATCAGGTCGTTACATCAGAAGCAGATGCATTTGTTCGTGATAATGTAGACTTGAAAGGAGAAAAAAGCAGAACTATCAGATCAGAGCTTCTATTTATTGTGTACAGATTTTTGGGGGCCTTTCTTGAAAATCTCAGTGAAGCTGGCGCCATTTCCACCAAAGTATTTGACAAAGTGAAGCTTCTGGTTGAACTTGTAAGTCAGAGCAACTTGCTTGAATGTTATACATACACACTTTACTCTTTGTTGTTACATTGTCGAATCATTTGGGATAACATGGTGCATGAGAGTGAGGGAAGTTACAATCTTGATAAGAACTTGGGCATATCTCACTCAAGGGAGCATGAAATTCGTACCATTGAACGTGCAAAGAGGATGCTGACAGAAAACAATAAGTGGCCAGCTTACAGAGTCGGGACTTATGCAGCATGTCAGGGAGCCTGGCTCACTGCCACTTTGACATTTGAGCAGTTAGCATCAATGGTTCATTCGATTTCCTGCTGCTGCTGGATGAGATCATTAGTTCAATTTTCGGATTCTGAGAGGAAACTCATGTTACTGCTGTTGACAAAACAAGGTATAGAGACACATAAATTCGATGTTATACTTTCTAGTAATGATTCAGCTAGTAATATCGGGGAGCATATTAACAGTAGGGAGCTAGCAGCCGCTTACAATGGTCTTTGTTCTTCTTTGGCAACATTAAAAGTTGATGTCAGAATGGGACAACCTTTTTATTTCCAAAGGTGGTTTTTGTCTTTAAGAGCAAATGTGCTTGGAGCAGTGGTGGATATAGTTAAAGTTCtggaaaacattcaatttgacCAGCACGACATTCCCGATAATGGACAGGTTGGATACCTCGTATCCTTACAGAAGTTTACTCGAATATCTGTGCAGTTGAAGAGGCTATCACAAGAATTTGATCTAGTAACAAAATCTTTCATTGACATGGACAGAAAAAGTTCAGGAATCATTTCGGAACTCGCACTATCTTGTTCACTGTTGGCTTTTTGTGCTGGTTTTTCTCTCTACATTCCAAGCCTAATCAAATCTGTTTCCATTAACGGTCTGGGAACAACAGAGAACAACTTAGACTCAATGTTGATACAAAATCTAATTGGGCGGTTGGGGGCTAGTAACCATGAAACCAGTGCAAATCTTTATCTGCTTTTGAATCCAGCTGGCAAGCCCATTGATTGTTGTCACTTGCAGTCCAGAATCCAAGCATGTAAGGTTGGTTCTGAAGCAAAATATATTCTCAGTGTTTGTAGTTATGCGGTTTCAGGGATTTCTGGGTTGAAAAGCAAGGCAAACGGAGTCCACAATGTGGAAGGTCTGTCCCAAGCAACCAAAGACGGCTTACAACTTCTATATAGCATCCTTATGAAATGGATGCAAGTCCCCTTCCGGACTCCCAAGTACTTCTTTAAATTAAG GCCTTGCCTTGGGTCAGAACTCTTCGCTGTCAATGAAACAAGAAACCCAGATGGAATATACGTCTCCTCGGGCTTCCACTTATCATTACATTTTTGTCTTCAGTTAAGAAATGTGCCACAAGACATCCGAGTCCAGTTGAAAAATTTGTACTGCATGCTGTACAGTGGAGTATCCTTTCAGGAGCCAAGAGGAAGTGGAGAAAACAAGGAGCACAAGCAGGCTTGGGAAGCTGATGACATTGTAGAAATGAATGAAAAGCTGTTGCAGTATGTAACAGAGTGCAGTACGAAAAAAAGTAATAAGCGTCGGAGGGGTAAAAATGATGGCGAGTTCGTGAGTACGTTCGTGCGTTTCGAACTGAACGAGAGAGGGCAAGGGTTCTCAAGTTGCTTGCTTGATGTTTCTGCTTTTCCAGCGGGTTCTTACAGAATCAAATGGCATAGCTGTTGTGTTGGTAGTCAGGGTAATTGTTGGACTCTACCCACTTTGAATTCTGGTCCTCTTTTTACTGTACAAGGGTTATAG
- the LOC103407984 gene encoding uncharacterized protein isoform X1, whose amino-acid sequence MDLATGGMERSSAARVMEWSIELEKALRSKKPGSSLEAISEISARLQRLSREPEPSPAVHHLFDLIPGEGKLFLNAIILRLANAFECGDKHVRLCIVKAFLFEYRKRNKREEYNGVLSKTRVYNYIQAELLRMVKLVFDSRDVEDRALALGLFGCWAHFAKESSSTRYLVLSSLVSSHVMEVKASLFAAGCFSELSEDFACVVLEMLPRMMTSPETSPAIRLAGARVFAKLGRSHALANNAYKTCLKLLLESADEDCQVAMLVSLSKLASRSTVLISQQVDLLLLFLSQEKPLHLRATAVRSLHFVYSQGMCHFPLNAYLVRALFNILDEPQVPSPMLCDALQTLRKIISCTVPDLPLDVLESSKLLSVVENATSSPITSEGLLSFSVLVDVSRKLKGSTEMGSLAPRSSLLPSHVTSLVIDRITLMVKPVLDLCQTESPVFQQVNCLLNLLFFLSREYPDLHVFVLDQIHVLVKSLSYMHDNQVVTSEADAFVRDNVDLKGEKSRTIRSELLFIVYRFLGAFLENLSEAGAISTKVFDKVKLLVELVSQSNLLECYTYTLYSLLLHCRIIWDNMVHESEGSYNLDKNLGISHSREHEIRTIERAKRMLTENNKWPAYRVGTYAACQGAWLTATLTFEQLASMVHSISCCCWMRSLVQFSDSERKLMLLLLTKQGIETHKFDVILSSNDSASNIGEHINSRELAAAYNGLCSSLATLKVDVRMGQPFYFQRWFLSLRANVLGAVVDIVKVLENIQFDQHDIPDNGQVGYLVSLQKFTRISVQLKRLSQEFDLVTKSFIDMDRKSSGIISELALSCSLLAFCAGFSLYIPSLIKSVSINGLGTTENNLDSMLIQNLIGRLGASNHETSANLYLLLNPAGKPIDCCHLQSRIQACKVGSEAKYILSVCSYAVSGISGLKSKANGVHNVEGLSQATKDGLQLLYSILMKWMQVPFRTPKYFFKLRPCLGSELFAVNETRNPDGIYVSSGFHLSLHFCLQLRNVPQDIRVQLKNLYCMLYSGVSFQEPRGSGENKEHKQAWEADDIVEMNEKLLQYVTECSTKKSNKRRRGKNDGEFVSTFVRFELNERGQGFSSCLLDVSAFPAGSYRIKWHSCCVGSQGNCWTLPTLNSGPLFTVQGL is encoded by the exons GTGGAATGGAAAGGAGCTCAGCAGCACGTGTGATGGAATGGAGCATCGAGCTAGAGAAGGCCCTGCGCTCCAAGAAACCAGGGAGCTCACTCGAAGCCATTTCAGAAATCAGTGCAAGACTCCAACGGTTAAGCAGAGAGCCAGAGCCTTCTCCAGCTGTCCACCATCTGTTCGACCTAATTCCTGGTGAGGGCAAGCTCTTTTTAAATGCCATCATCCTTCGTCTTGCCAATGCTTTCgaatgtggagacaagcatgtAAGGCTCTGTATTGTCAAGGCTTTTCTGTTTGAGTACCGGAAGAGGAACAAAAGGGAAGAGTATAACGGAGTTTTGTCCAAAACTCGGGTTTATAATTATATCCAGGCAGAATTGCTGAGGATGGTTAAGCTTGTGTTTGACAGTAGGGATGTTGAGGATAGGGCTTTGGCTTTGGGTCTGTTCGGTTGCTGGGCACATTTTGCTAAAGAGAGTTCGAGCACACGCTACTTGGTGCTTTCTAGTTTGGTTTCCTCACACGTTATGGAGGTAAAAGCGTCGTTATTTGCAGCAGGATGTTTTTCCGAGTTATCAGAGGACTTTGCATGCGTTGTCTTGGAGATGCTGCCTCGTATGATGACTTCACCAGAAACGTCACCTGCTATAAGGTTGGCTGGAGCACGAGTGTTTGCCAAACTTGGGCGCTCACATGCTCTTGCAAATAATGCTTACAAG ACTTGCCTAAAGCTTCTGTTAGAGTCCGCAGATGAGGATTGCCAGGTTGCAATGCTGGTTTCTCTCTCCAAACTGGCTTCCAGGTCAACCGTTCTTATATCTCAGCAG GTGGACTTGCTTCTCTTGTTTCTTAGCCAAGAAAAGCCTCTTCATCTGCGTGCAACGGCAGTAAGAAGCCTGCATTTTGTATACAGTCAAGGAATGTGTCATTTTCCTTTAAATGCATATCTTGTGAGAGCGTTATTTAACATACTAGATGAACCTCAAGTTCCGTCACCCATGCTATGTGATGCACTGCAGACTTTACGTAAG ATTATTTCATGTACGGTACCCGATCTACCCCTTGATGTACTTGAATCTTCTAAGCTGTTAAGCGTTGTTGAGAATGCAACTTCATCTCCAATCACGTCTGAGGGCCTGTTATCTTTTTCTGTTTTGGTAGATGTTTCAAGGAAACTAAAGGGAAGTACAGAGATGGGATCTCTTGCACCTCGTTCCTCTCTTCTGCCATCGCATGTGACCTCACTTGTCATTGATCGAATCACCTTGATGGTGAAGCCAGTTTTGGATCTTTGTCAGACTGAGTCTCCAGTGTTTCAACAAGTTAATTGCCTGCTcaatcttcttttctttctaagtCGAGAATATCCGGATCTGCATGTCTTTGTGTTGGATCAAATACATGTTTTGGTCAAGTCTCTCTCATATATGCATGATAATCAGGTCGTTACATCAGAAGCAGATGCATTTGTTCGTGATAATGTAGACTTGAAAGGAGAAAAAAGCAGAACTATCAGATCAGAGCTTCTATTTATTGTGTACAGATTTTTGGGGGCCTTTCTTGAAAATCTCAGTGAAGCTGGCGCCATTTCCACCAAAGTATTTGACAAAGTGAAGCTTCTGGTTGAACTTGTAAGTCAGAGCAACTTGCTTGAATGTTATACATACACACTTTACTCTTTGTTGTTACATTGTCGAATCATTTGGGATAACATGGTGCATGAGAGTGAGGGAAGTTACAATCTTGATAAGAACTTGGGCATATCTCACTCAAGGGAGCATGAAATTCGTACCATTGAACGTGCAAAGAGGATGCTGACAGAAAACAATAAGTGGCCAGCTTACAGAGTCGGGACTTATGCAGCATGTCAGGGAGCCTGGCTCACTGCCACTTTGACATTTGAGCAGTTAGCATCAATGGTTCATTCGATTTCCTGCTGCTGCTGGATGAGATCATTAGTTCAATTTTCGGATTCTGAGAGGAAACTCATGTTACTGCTGTTGACAAAACAAGGTATAGAGACACATAAATTCGATGTTATACTTTCTAGTAATGATTCAGCTAGTAATATCGGGGAGCATATTAACAGTAGGGAGCTAGCAGCCGCTTACAATGGTCTTTGTTCTTCTTTGGCAACATTAAAAGTTGATGTCAGAATGGGACAACCTTTTTATTTCCAAAGGTGGTTTTTGTCTTTAAGAGCAAATGTGCTTGGAGCAGTGGTGGATATAGTTAAAGTTCtggaaaacattcaatttgacCAGCACGACATTCCCGATAATGGACAGGTTGGATACCTCGTATCCTTACAGAAGTTTACTCGAATATCTGTGCAGTTGAAGAGGCTATCACAAGAATTTGATCTAGTAACAAAATCTTTCATTGACATGGACAGAAAAAGTTCAGGAATCATTTCGGAACTCGCACTATCTTGTTCACTGTTGGCTTTTTGTGCTGGTTTTTCTCTCTACATTCCAAGCCTAATCAAATCTGTTTCCATTAACGGTCTGGGAACAACAGAGAACAACTTAGACTCAATGTTGATACAAAATCTAATTGGGCGGTTGGGGGCTAGTAACCATGAAACCAGTGCAAATCTTTATCTGCTTTTGAATCCAGCTGGCAAGCCCATTGATTGTTGTCACTTGCAGTCCAGAATCCAAGCATGTAAGGTTGGTTCTGAAGCAAAATATATTCTCAGTGTTTGTAGTTATGCGGTTTCAGGGATTTCTGGGTTGAAAAGCAAGGCAAACGGAGTCCACAATGTGGAAGGTCTGTCCCAAGCAACCAAAGACGGCTTACAACTTCTATATAGCATCCTTATGAAATGGATGCAAGTCCCCTTCCGGACTCCCAAGTACTTCTTTAAATTAAG GCCTTGCCTTGGGTCAGAACTCTTCGCTGTCAATGAAACAAGAAACCCAGATGGAATATACGTCTCCTCGGGCTTCCACTTATCATTACATTTTTGTCTTCAGTTAAGAAATGTGCCACAAGACATCCGAGTCCAGTTGAAAAATTTGTACTGCATGCTGTACAGTGGAGTATCCTTTCAGGAGCCAAGAGGAAGTGGAGAAAACAAGGAGCACAAGCAGGCTTGGGAAGCTGATGACATTGTAGAAATGAATGAAAAGCTGTTGCAGTATGTAACAGAGTGCAGTACGAAAAAAAGTAATAAGCGTCGGAGGGGTAAAAATGATGGCGAGTTCGTGAGTACGTTCGTGCGTTTCGAACTGAACGAGAGAGGGCAAGGGTTCTCAAGTTGCTTGCTTGATGTTTCTGCTTTTCCAGCGGGTTCTTACAGAATCAAATGGCATAGCTGTTGTGTTGGTAGTCAGGGTAATTGTTGGACTCTACCCACTTTGAATTCTGGTCCTCTTTTTACTGTACAAGGGTTATAG
- the LOC103407984 gene encoding uncharacterized protein isoform X3: MERSSAARVMEWSIELEKALRSKKPGSSLEAISEISARLQRLSREPEPSPAVHHLFDLIPGEGKLFLNAIILRLANAFECGDKHVRLCIVKAFLFEYRKRNKREEYNGVLSKTRVYNYIQAELLRMVKLVFDSRDVEDRALALGLFGCWAHFAKESSSTRYLVLSSLVSSHVMEVKASLFAAGCFSELSEDFACVVLEMLPRMMTSPETSPAIRLAGARVFAKLGRSHALANNAYKTCLKLLLESADEDCQVAMLVSLSKLASRSTVLISQQVDLLLLFLSQEKPLHLRATAVRSLHFVYSQGMCHFPLNAYLVRALFNILDEPQVPSPMLCDALQTLRKIISCTVPDLPLDVLESSKLLSVVENATSSPITSEGLLSFSVLVDVSRKLKGSTEMGSLAPRSSLLPSHVTSLVIDRITLMVKPVLDLCQTESPVFQQVNCLLNLLFFLSREYPDLHVFVLDQIHVLVKSLSYMHDNQVVTSEADAFVRDNVDLKGEKSRTIRSELLFIVYRFLGAFLENLSEAGAISTKVFDKVKLLVELVSQSNLLECYTYTLYSLLLHCRIIWDNMVHESEGSYNLDKNLGISHSREHEIRTIERAKRMLTENNKWPAYRVGTYAACQGAWLTATLTFEQLASMVHSISCCCWMRSLVQFSDSERKLMLLLLTKQGIETHKFDVILSSNDSASNIGEHINSRELAAAYNGLCSSLATLKVDVRMGQPFYFQRWFLSLRANVLGAVVDIVKVLENIQFDQHDIPDNGQVGYLVSLQKFTRISVQLKRLSQEFDLVTKSFIDMDRKSSGIISELALSCSLLAFCAGFSLYIPSLIKSVSINGLGTTENNLDSMLIQNLIGRLGASNHETSANLYLLLNPAGKPIDCCHLQSRIQACKVGSEAKYILSVCSYAVSGISGLKSKANGVHNVEGLSQATKDGLQLLYSILMKWMQVPFRTPKYFFKLRPCLGSELFAVNETRNPDGIYVSSGFHLSLHFCLQLRNVPQDIRVQLKNLYCMLYSGVSFQEPRGSGENKEHKQAWEADDIVEMNEKLLQYVTECSTKKSNKRRRGKNDGEFVSTFVRFELNERGQGFSSCLLDVSAFPAGSYRIKWHSCCVGSQGNCWTLPTLNSGPLFTVQGL; this comes from the exons ATGGAAAGGAGCTCAGCAGCACGTGTGATGGAATGGAGCATCGAGCTAGAGAAGGCCCTGCGCTCCAAGAAACCAGGGAGCTCACTCGAAGCCATTTCAGAAATCAGTGCAAGACTCCAACGGTTAAGCAGAGAGCCAGAGCCTTCTCCAGCTGTCCACCATCTGTTCGACCTAATTCCTGGTGAGGGCAAGCTCTTTTTAAATGCCATCATCCTTCGTCTTGCCAATGCTTTCgaatgtggagacaagcatgtAAGGCTCTGTATTGTCAAGGCTTTTCTGTTTGAGTACCGGAAGAGGAACAAAAGGGAAGAGTATAACGGAGTTTTGTCCAAAACTCGGGTTTATAATTATATCCAGGCAGAATTGCTGAGGATGGTTAAGCTTGTGTTTGACAGTAGGGATGTTGAGGATAGGGCTTTGGCTTTGGGTCTGTTCGGTTGCTGGGCACATTTTGCTAAAGAGAGTTCGAGCACACGCTACTTGGTGCTTTCTAGTTTGGTTTCCTCACACGTTATGGAGGTAAAAGCGTCGTTATTTGCAGCAGGATGTTTTTCCGAGTTATCAGAGGACTTTGCATGCGTTGTCTTGGAGATGCTGCCTCGTATGATGACTTCACCAGAAACGTCACCTGCTATAAGGTTGGCTGGAGCACGAGTGTTTGCCAAACTTGGGCGCTCACATGCTCTTGCAAATAATGCTTACAAG ACTTGCCTAAAGCTTCTGTTAGAGTCCGCAGATGAGGATTGCCAGGTTGCAATGCTGGTTTCTCTCTCCAAACTGGCTTCCAGGTCAACCGTTCTTATATCTCAGCAG GTGGACTTGCTTCTCTTGTTTCTTAGCCAAGAAAAGCCTCTTCATCTGCGTGCAACGGCAGTAAGAAGCCTGCATTTTGTATACAGTCAAGGAATGTGTCATTTTCCTTTAAATGCATATCTTGTGAGAGCGTTATTTAACATACTAGATGAACCTCAAGTTCCGTCACCCATGCTATGTGATGCACTGCAGACTTTACGTAAG ATTATTTCATGTACGGTACCCGATCTACCCCTTGATGTACTTGAATCTTCTAAGCTGTTAAGCGTTGTTGAGAATGCAACTTCATCTCCAATCACGTCTGAGGGCCTGTTATCTTTTTCTGTTTTGGTAGATGTTTCAAGGAAACTAAAGGGAAGTACAGAGATGGGATCTCTTGCACCTCGTTCCTCTCTTCTGCCATCGCATGTGACCTCACTTGTCATTGATCGAATCACCTTGATGGTGAAGCCAGTTTTGGATCTTTGTCAGACTGAGTCTCCAGTGTTTCAACAAGTTAATTGCCTGCTcaatcttcttttctttctaagtCGAGAATATCCGGATCTGCATGTCTTTGTGTTGGATCAAATACATGTTTTGGTCAAGTCTCTCTCATATATGCATGATAATCAGGTCGTTACATCAGAAGCAGATGCATTTGTTCGTGATAATGTAGACTTGAAAGGAGAAAAAAGCAGAACTATCAGATCAGAGCTTCTATTTATTGTGTACAGATTTTTGGGGGCCTTTCTTGAAAATCTCAGTGAAGCTGGCGCCATTTCCACCAAAGTATTTGACAAAGTGAAGCTTCTGGTTGAACTTGTAAGTCAGAGCAACTTGCTTGAATGTTATACATACACACTTTACTCTTTGTTGTTACATTGTCGAATCATTTGGGATAACATGGTGCATGAGAGTGAGGGAAGTTACAATCTTGATAAGAACTTGGGCATATCTCACTCAAGGGAGCATGAAATTCGTACCATTGAACGTGCAAAGAGGATGCTGACAGAAAACAATAAGTGGCCAGCTTACAGAGTCGGGACTTATGCAGCATGTCAGGGAGCCTGGCTCACTGCCACTTTGACATTTGAGCAGTTAGCATCAATGGTTCATTCGATTTCCTGCTGCTGCTGGATGAGATCATTAGTTCAATTTTCGGATTCTGAGAGGAAACTCATGTTACTGCTGTTGACAAAACAAGGTATAGAGACACATAAATTCGATGTTATACTTTCTAGTAATGATTCAGCTAGTAATATCGGGGAGCATATTAACAGTAGGGAGCTAGCAGCCGCTTACAATGGTCTTTGTTCTTCTTTGGCAACATTAAAAGTTGATGTCAGAATGGGACAACCTTTTTATTTCCAAAGGTGGTTTTTGTCTTTAAGAGCAAATGTGCTTGGAGCAGTGGTGGATATAGTTAAAGTTCtggaaaacattcaatttgacCAGCACGACATTCCCGATAATGGACAGGTTGGATACCTCGTATCCTTACAGAAGTTTACTCGAATATCTGTGCAGTTGAAGAGGCTATCACAAGAATTTGATCTAGTAACAAAATCTTTCATTGACATGGACAGAAAAAGTTCAGGAATCATTTCGGAACTCGCACTATCTTGTTCACTGTTGGCTTTTTGTGCTGGTTTTTCTCTCTACATTCCAAGCCTAATCAAATCTGTTTCCATTAACGGTCTGGGAACAACAGAGAACAACTTAGACTCAATGTTGATACAAAATCTAATTGGGCGGTTGGGGGCTAGTAACCATGAAACCAGTGCAAATCTTTATCTGCTTTTGAATCCAGCTGGCAAGCCCATTGATTGTTGTCACTTGCAGTCCAGAATCCAAGCATGTAAGGTTGGTTCTGAAGCAAAATATATTCTCAGTGTTTGTAGTTATGCGGTTTCAGGGATTTCTGGGTTGAAAAGCAAGGCAAACGGAGTCCACAATGTGGAAGGTCTGTCCCAAGCAACCAAAGACGGCTTACAACTTCTATATAGCATCCTTATGAAATGGATGCAAGTCCCCTTCCGGACTCCCAAGTACTTCTTTAAATTAAG GCCTTGCCTTGGGTCAGAACTCTTCGCTGTCAATGAAACAAGAAACCCAGATGGAATATACGTCTCCTCGGGCTTCCACTTATCATTACATTTTTGTCTTCAGTTAAGAAATGTGCCACAAGACATCCGAGTCCAGTTGAAAAATTTGTACTGCATGCTGTACAGTGGAGTATCCTTTCAGGAGCCAAGAGGAAGTGGAGAAAACAAGGAGCACAAGCAGGCTTGGGAAGCTGATGACATTGTAGAAATGAATGAAAAGCTGTTGCAGTATGTAACAGAGTGCAGTACGAAAAAAAGTAATAAGCGTCGGAGGGGTAAAAATGATGGCGAGTTCGTGAGTACGTTCGTGCGTTTCGAACTGAACGAGAGAGGGCAAGGGTTCTCAAGTTGCTTGCTTGATGTTTCTGCTTTTCCAGCGGGTTCTTACAGAATCAAATGGCATAGCTGTTGTGTTGGTAGTCAGGGTAATTGTTGGACTCTACCCACTTTGAATTCTGGTCCTCTTTTTACTGTACAAGGGTTATAG